A genomic region of Pseudoalteromonas rubra contains the following coding sequences:
- a CDS encoding DUF3450 domain-containing protein: MSVKIRKSLVASALFGAAAIASSNVMADPLNDIQKVGQQTQTAAKKSQDKIDGIYGQTIEMVAEYRGIVDETELLKVYNDHVARLVADQNANIESLERQIATVDKTKQDVVPLMYRMIDTLEQFIKADVPFDTEKRLERIERLRETLTNAKVTTSEKYRQVLEAYSIETNYGSAMVASQGSLEINGKNINVDFARLGRIAFVAQSFDQKQAWVWNTSSKQWDQLGEEYLKPIKDMIRIARGQAAPELVKLPIFGAE; this comes from the coding sequence ATGTCTGTTAAAATCAGAAAGAGCCTTGTAGCTTCAGCGCTTTTTGGCGCAGCGGCAATTGCAAGCAGCAATGTGATGGCAGATCCTTTGAATGACATACAAAAAGTAGGTCAGCAAACTCAAACGGCTGCTAAAAAGTCTCAAGACAAGATTGATGGTATCTACGGTCAAACTATCGAAATGGTAGCTGAGTACCGTGGAATTGTTGACGAAACAGAACTTCTGAAAGTTTACAACGACCACGTAGCACGTTTGGTTGCAGACCAAAATGCAAATATCGAATCTCTAGAACGTCAGATCGCGACGGTTGATAAAACTAAGCAAGACGTTGTGCCTTTGATGTATCGCATGATTGATACACTCGAGCAATTCATCAAAGCGGACGTGCCGTTTGATACTGAAAAGCGTCTAGAGCGTATTGAGAGATTACGTGAGACACTTACTAATGCAAAAGTAACGACGTCTGAAAAATACCGTCAGGTACTTGAAGCATACAGCATTGAAACCAACTATGGTTCAGCAATGGTTGCTTCTCAAGGTTCTCTTGAGATCAACGGTAAAAACATCAATGTTGACTTCGCCCGTCTAGGCCGTATCGCATTTGTTGCTCAGTCTTTTGACCAGAAGCAAGCGTGGGTTTGGAACACCAGCAGCAAGCAGTGGGATCAGTTAGGCGAAGAATATCTGAAGCCTATCAAAGACATGATCCGTATCGCACGTGGTCAGGCTGCCCCAGAACTAGTTAAACTACCTATTTTCGGCGCGGAGTAA
- a CDS encoding CatA-like O-acetyltransferase translates to MKKITPSDWPRAEHFDFYLGFEQPYFNITTRLKMGTLYSLCKQQQLSFTFSYLYCLSKACQNYEPIRYRIMNNHPCVVDQVEMSCVFLREDRSFRFVPLVACDDIHDYIKENVAQKNAYLEQPLVSEHFLATCETPQQLYLSILPWLDFSSFSHARNAKDNLGIPKCVFGRFDVLTGELPFSIEVHHALMDGLHVAEFIQEIEMQCRLLCEQLLG, encoded by the coding sequence ATGAAAAAAATTACCCCTTCAGACTGGCCCAGAGCCGAACATTTTGACTTTTACCTTGGCTTCGAACAGCCTTATTTTAATATTACTACTCGCCTGAAGATGGGCACGCTGTACAGTTTGTGCAAGCAACAGCAACTCTCTTTTACCTTTAGCTATCTGTATTGTCTGAGCAAAGCTTGTCAGAATTACGAGCCTATTCGCTATCGGATAATGAATAACCATCCGTGCGTTGTTGATCAAGTTGAGATGAGCTGTGTATTTTTGCGTGAAGACAGAAGCTTTCGATTTGTGCCTTTGGTTGCTTGTGACGATATCCACGACTACATTAAAGAGAATGTAGCGCAGAAAAATGCGTATCTGGAACAGCCTTTGGTTAGTGAACACTTTTTGGCGACTTGTGAGACTCCACAGCAACTTTATTTATCCATTTTGCCGTGGCTGGACTTCAGTAGCTTTAGCCATGCCCGCAACGCAAAAGATAACCTTGGCATTCCAAAGTGTGTTTTCGGCCGCTTTGATGTACTAACGGGTGAATTGCCATTCTCTATTGAAGTGCACCATGCTTTGATGGACGGCTTACATGTAGCAGAATTTATCCAGGAAATAGAAATGCAGTGCCGGTTATTGTGTGAGCAGTTATTGGGCTAA
- a CDS encoding MotA/TolQ/ExbB proton channel family protein, with the protein MKKLFKGFAVAAALTVSAGGALNAHASTESLDKILEQVKQNRISEGKINKAREQEFLSDRADKQALLNKAKRDLAAEKARGERLNKEFKQNEVTLAEKETELLNAQGTLGEMFGVVRRNAAEAIGAIEASIISAEKPGRSEVLRSLAAAKELPTTRELEELWIAFQTEMTESAKISTFESEVAELSGDINVKQVTRVGNFNLVTKDGYVVYDAENKQIVPLGKQPSSDVLATVSDLLSTSANQYTPFVVDPTRGAILRLNTQRATVEERWHQGDTVGYIITALLALGALIAVVRFLDLMLVGAKIKAQIKNANNPSDSNPLGRILKVYHDNKNQDVENLELKLDEAILRETPRIEAGINIIKILAAIAPLLGLLGTVVGMILTFESITLFGTGDPKIMAGNISLALVTTALGLIAALPLILLHAIVAGRSKSILHILDEQSAGIVAAHAEKERA; encoded by the coding sequence ATGAAGAAACTATTTAAAGGTTTTGCCGTTGCTGCAGCATTAACAGTTTCTGCTGGTGGCGCATTGAACGCACACGCAAGCACTGAGTCTCTGGATAAAATCCTTGAGCAAGTAAAGCAGAACCGTATCTCTGAAGGTAAAATCAACAAAGCTCGCGAACAAGAGTTCCTGTCAGATCGTGCTGACAAGCAAGCTTTGCTGAACAAAGCTAAGCGCGACCTTGCTGCTGAAAAAGCACGTGGTGAGCGTCTTAACAAGGAATTCAAGCAAAACGAAGTAACACTTGCTGAGAAAGAAACTGAACTACTTAACGCACAGGGTACCCTGGGTGAGATGTTCGGTGTGGTACGTCGTAACGCTGCTGAAGCAATCGGTGCTATCGAAGCGTCAATCATCAGTGCTGAAAAGCCTGGACGTTCAGAAGTACTTCGTTCACTGGCAGCTGCTAAAGAACTACCAACTACTCGCGAGTTGGAAGAGCTTTGGATTGCTTTCCAAACTGAAATGACTGAGTCTGCAAAGATCTCTACTTTCGAATCTGAAGTAGCAGAACTGAGCGGCGACATCAATGTTAAACAAGTAACTCGTGTTGGTAACTTCAACTTGGTAACTAAAGACGGTTACGTTGTTTACGATGCAGAAAACAAACAAATCGTACCTTTAGGTAAGCAACCTTCTTCAGACGTTCTGGCAACTGTTTCTGATCTTCTGAGCACGTCTGCTAACCAGTACACACCTTTCGTTGTTGACCCAACGCGTGGTGCTATCCTACGCCTGAACACTCAGCGTGCAACTGTTGAAGAACGTTGGCACCAGGGTGACACAGTAGGTTACATCATCACTGCATTGTTGGCACTTGGTGCATTAATCGCTGTTGTTCGTTTCCTAGACCTAATGCTGGTTGGTGCGAAGATCAAGGCGCAAATCAAGAACGCTAACAACCCAAGTGACAGCAACCCACTGGGTCGTATCTTGAAAGTGTACCATGACAACAAGAACCAAGACGTTGAAAACCTTGAGCTTAAACTTGACGAAGCAATTCTACGTGAAACGCCTCGCATCGAAGCTGGTATCAACATCATCAAGATCCTTGCAGCTATCGCACCGCTACTAGGTCTACTAGGTACGGTTGTTGGTATGATCTTGACGTTCGAATCAATCACACTATTTGGTACTGGTGATCCGAAGATCATGGCAGGTAACATCTCTCTAGCTCTTGTTACTACTGCGCTTGGTCTAATTGCTGCGCTACCGTTAATCCTACTTCACGCTATCGTTGCGGGTCGTAGTAAATCTATCCTACACATTCTTGACGAGCAAAGCGCGGGTATCGTTGCTGCGCACGCGGAGAAGGAGAGAGCATAA
- a CDS encoding Leu/Phe/Val dehydrogenase: MAVFNQVEFDNHEQVVFCSDEASGLKAIIAVHNTKLGPAVGGCRLWDYADDADAVYDVLRLSKGMTYKNAVARLPFGGGKSVIIGDAKKIKSEALFRAFGKHLERLGGSYYSAEDVNITTGDVMTMHKETNYVMGLEGKSGNPSPFTALGTFLGIKAAYQHKHGHQDLSGVKVSVQGLGAVAYTLCKYLHEAGAELFVTDINQASIDKVVNDFGATAVSIDEIYDLDVDVYAPCALGATVNDETIPRIKANIIAGCANNQLAESRHGEILREKGVLYAPDYVINAGGIINVYYETKPEGYSEEAATKHVEGIYDTLTEIFARSDAEQKSTHLIADELAQEIIANGL; the protein is encoded by the coding sequence GTGGCTGTATTTAACCAAGTTGAATTTGATAACCACGAACAAGTAGTTTTTTGTTCTGATGAAGCATCGGGCTTGAAGGCAATCATTGCTGTCCATAATACTAAGCTTGGCCCTGCGGTAGGCGGTTGTCGCCTGTGGGACTATGCAGATGATGCCGATGCAGTCTATGACGTATTACGTCTTTCAAAGGGCATGACCTATAAAAACGCTGTAGCGCGTTTGCCTTTTGGTGGTGGTAAATCTGTGATCATTGGTGATGCTAAGAAAATTAAATCTGAAGCGTTATTCAGAGCGTTTGGTAAACACCTTGAACGCTTAGGTGGTAGCTACTATTCAGCAGAAGACGTTAACATCACCACAGGTGACGTAATGACGATGCACAAAGAGACCAATTATGTGATGGGTCTTGAAGGTAAAAGTGGTAACCCATCGCCTTTCACTGCATTGGGCACGTTCCTGGGTATCAAAGCAGCTTACCAACACAAGCATGGCCATCAGGACCTCTCTGGTGTGAAAGTATCTGTTCAGGGGCTAGGCGCAGTTGCTTACACTTTGTGTAAATACTTGCACGAAGCGGGTGCTGAGCTGTTTGTGACCGATATCAATCAGGCATCGATTGATAAAGTTGTAAATGACTTTGGCGCAACTGCTGTGAGCATTGATGAAATCTACGACCTGGACGTGGATGTTTACGCGCCGTGCGCACTGGGTGCAACAGTAAACGACGAGACTATCCCTCGTATTAAAGCCAACATTATTGCAGGTTGTGCGAATAACCAGCTTGCAGAATCAAGACATGGTGAGATCTTGCGTGAAAAGGGTGTGCTGTATGCACCTGACTATGTCATTAACGCGGGTGGTATCATTAATGTCTATTATGAGACAAAACCCGAAGGGTACAGCGAGGAAGCCGCAACTAAGCACGTTGAAGGCATCTACGACACCCTGACTGAAATCTTTGCTCGTTCTGATGCTGAGCAAAAGTCAACGCATCTGATTGCTGATGAGTTGGCACAAGAGATCATCGCAAACGGTTTGTAA